The Xylanivirga thermophila genome includes the window ACATAGAAGATGTCATCCTTTCGTTAGTTGTTTATTATAGTGAATAATATATTAACAGGATGTCATCTTCTTTTCAATTCTTATGGTAATTTATTACTCTAATTCCCTACGGTAACTTTACACTAACAGATTTTTTACGACTTTATGTACAATATAGCAACTGGATATCCAACTTTGTACAAAATATAGTTATTGGAATCTAGTTAAAAAAGGACTATAAACCTTTTCATAACCTTTAGTTACAGGTTATTAATTTTTATCCTAATTGTCTCTCTACTCGGATTCAAATATAGAAGCGTAGTGTGAATATTACTATGCCCTGCTAAATAGGCAACCTCATGAACTGATAGCCCGCCCTCCAAAGCAATTGTGCAGAAATAATGTCTTAATACATGAGGAGTGACCTTGTCGCTATACTTATTGAAAATCTTATTAACTGTTGACCTATGAATTACCTTACCATTACTATTCGCAAATAAATATGGACTATCACTTTCTCTCACTCTTAGATACTCTCTTATACTATTAATAATCTTATCATTTAGATAAACAACTCTGTCTTTATCTCCTTTACCCCTAACCTTTAACTCTCCAACTGTTAAATTGAAATCTGTTAATTGAATATTAAGTGCTTCACTAATTCGCAAACCTGCATACGCTAACAATGTCGCCAAGCAATAAATATCTCGATGTCCATCTTGTAATAGTTGCTGTCTAAAAGCATCAACTTCTTGCAATCTAAGGCAATGGCTGAATAAAAGAGGGAGTCCTGTTGCTGTCTAAAAGCATCAACTTCTTGCTTAGTAAGATCGGAAGGATTAGCGTATTTCTGCTGGATCTTAATATTATCATTTTTTGAAACTACTTGGTCCTGTTGTATTCCATTCGCAACCAAAAATTCATTATACTTTATTAATGCACTAATCTTACAATTTATTGTTCTCCCATTATCTTTCTTTATATTACGAAGATAACTTATATAATCTAAGATGTTTTCACGGTATAGCACCGAACATTCTCTGCCAAATGACTCCCAAAACCATTTGTAGTAACCTTTTATGTGCAAATAATAACTATTGATAGTATTTTTGCTCTTTCCTTTCAACGCTAAATACTCTCTAAATTCCTCTAACAAAATTTCACCTCCATAAATTATGTTGCCAATCATATTTCTAAGTTCCCGTAAATTATGTTGAATTTATATATTGATGTTACCGCTTTTAGCAGTAAAAGTCAGGACCTTCGGCAGCATAATTTATATTATGTTGAAAAAAATTTTAACCGAATCTCTTTATAGATTGAGTATTACAAACACTTTCTTATAACTTCTAGGCTTGTTGATATCTATTTATTACATAGAACTATAATGTTTTTCATCCTTTTATTTTACATCTCCAGCAAAAATAAAAAGCCAAGGGCAATTTCGCCTTTGACTTTAACATTGCATAAACTATATTCAACTCCATTTATATATGTTACTCAACGCCCAATGCTTTGTATACTGCATCTTCAGGGCTTTGGTAAAAGGATATCTGAAATTTAGAAAATAACTCTGGAGGAACTGTGTTAATGTCTGCAGCGGAAGCCATAGGTAGGAGTACCTTTTTCGCCCCTGCATCAAAGCAAACTTGCAGGGTGGATGCCAGTTCCTCCACTTTATTAATGGTTCCCCCTATACTCATTGACCCTAATACCACCAACTGACTTAATACAGGTTTTTTTAATGCTCCAGAACAAAGGGCAATAAAGGCTGCTAAAGTCAATTGAGAAGTCATACCAATTCCCTGCAAATCTTGAACATGCATCAAAAAATCATTATTGCTTAAGGAAATTGTTCCACTAATATTCTTTTTGTTTGCTTTAAAATAGTTAAAGGCTGTATTTAAATTCTCTTTTGCTTCCCTGCTAGTCCCCAATCCTGTCCTTTCAAATTTTCCTGTTCCAGAGACAACCTCTGTTTCTATTTTATATACTCCGATCATCCCTGAATCACCATGGGCAACTGTATATACATGCCCTGGTCTTCCCTTTCCTTCAGGTATCAGTTTGTCGCCACCTTGTTCCGGAACCGATACGAATTCTTCCTCAAAAGTTTCATTATCTATGTAGGAAAAATGAACATCATAAAATTCCATACCGCCAATTTTCTTTAATTGTTCTTTTACTCGTCTTCTTCCAACTAAGGCATACCTTAGGATTTCTTCTAAATCTTCTTTATTAAACTCCCCATGAGGATAAATTAGTTTGACCAATCCCGATACAGTCTTCCTTACCGCTATAACATCTCTTTGGTTAAGATTGTTACCAAGTCTAAAGTATTTATCTATACTATCGCCATAGGATCTTTTTCTCATTTCCCTAAAAAACTCTGCAATATAGTCAGTAATAAAGCCATATTCATTAGTAAAAAACTCTGGCCTATATTTAGGTATTTCCCAACCTGGAATATAATAGTGCATTCTATCAAAAAAAGCAGAGTCGTATGCCATTGCCTCTGGAAATGGTTCAAATAAATGGGATGTTTTTAAAAGAACGTCCACAGATTGATTGATGTTACCAACAAAAACCATAGAAGCAGAAGCATTTTTTAATTCTTTTCCTCTGGCAAATGAGCCTGAAGCCATATAATCCTTCATAATCTGAATACCATCTTTATCTTTAAAGGTAATTCCAGCCACTTCATCAAAGGCTACTACATCCCATAAGCCGACTAATCCGATTTTTCTGGTGCTCATATTGTAAAATAAATTGGCTACAGTAGTTTGTCCCCCTGATATTAAAATAGAGTTGGAGGATATTTCCTTATATATATGAGATTTACCTGTCCCTCTTGGCCCCAATTCACAGAGATTATAGTTGTTCTCAACAAGAGGAATCATTCGGGCAAGAAGGTGCCACTTAACTTTTTCCTCTAATTGAGTAGGTTCCATGCCCACGGATCTTAAAAGGATATCAATCCATTCATCCTTGGTAAAATATTTTCTTCCACTCAATATCTCATCCATATCCAAGTTTGGAATTTGAATGGGTTTCAAACTATTTATAATAAATGGATTTGCATTCCTTAACTCTTCGTCATAATAGTATTGAATTTTAAGAATGCACCATATACCGCCAGCAAGAAGTTTCTCAAATTCTTTCACATAATTCGCTTCTACTTCTACGCCCTTTAACCCTAAATTAGAAAACTCTGCCTCATAAACGTCTCTCTTTTCATTGAGCCTTACGGTCAACTTATCAATGACTGTATACTGACCTAATTCTCGAATTTTGGATTTAATCTTTTCCGCTTCATCTGGCCTAACATAATTTTCTGCAAGTATTGCTTTTACTCTATTAACTCCTTCATTTATGGAATCTTCATCATCAGTAGCACAATACATGCCAAGTAAATATTCAAGGACATATATGGGGACATTTGCCCCTTCTTTTATTTTTTGAGTTAGATCCTTACGGACAACCCTGCCCGGAAAGTATTGATTCAATTTTTTATTTAAATCTCTATTCTCCCTGTCCACTGCCTTTTCACCACCTTTGCAATTTTATAAACCAAAGTCATCTGTAAATAGCAAATCTATCGTAAAAGGTATTCGCTCATATATTTTTTCTACTGTTTCATCTTCATCTTCTAAAATTAAATAATATTCCTTGTTCTTGTCATAAGCCATATCCCTTAATGTAAACTTCTCTCTATAAGTGCGGTTTTCAGGGTTTTTCGACCTACTATCAGCAATTATAATGTTTTCATTAGAGATACGGTTACCTTCTTTATCTACAAAATAAAGTTTTAGTTTTAATGGCACTTTCTTTTCGTCTACCACTTCTGTTTGGAAAAACTCCAAATAGGTGATTCTATTTGTAATCTTCCTTGAAATATTGGTTAACTTCACTTCGACCTTAGTAGCTTTATACTCATCTTTACGGATATTCTTAAATCTTATTACAGGAACAATTATCTCCTGCAAAGATGCTCCACCATGGACATAATTGGCTCCTGCCCCTTGAACCTTGTATCTAATCATACCTTTTGGAACAATGGCTTTTAATTTTGTCTCCTGTCCAAAAAGATATTTCATAGAAATAGGTAATGTATCTGAAATATCTTCATCAATTTCTGCAAGCATATATCTCCTGCCGGCATCTATGGTCTCAGCATTAAATCTGCTAATCTTGTCTACTTCTGTTAATTGGGAACGCCTGTATATGAAACCATGATCTGCAGTAATTATTATGTTTGTAGCACTTACATGATTTATTAGGTTTTTGATTAGCGATACTAAATCTTCAAAAGCCTTTTCTACGGCATCAAAAACCTCTCTTTCCGTCTGAGGCACTTCCCCAACGGCATCTATTGTGTCATGGTATATATAAATTAGTTTTTTCCCTTCAAAGGCTTCCTTGTAATCTGCCCTACGCATATCTACCATGTCACTAAATGATATTGCCTGAGTATTATCACTATAATTGGCGATTATTTTTCCTCTATTTGCTGTTCCCTGGGTACTGATACTGTCAATACTAATATCCGATTTATCATTTACTACCAATTCCTTTCTTGGTAGTAAACTTGCCATACCATATTTTGTAGTTGAAGGGATAACTCCTTGCATAAAACCAATCTCTGCCATACCCCTCACATCTTTATTAATTAGATTAAGGAGTTCTTTTGCTGCTTCATATCTTAAAGCATCGGAAATGATTACAAATACTCTTTCGTTATTCCTTGTAAATGGAGAAACAATGTCTTTGTAAAAATCCCTTTGTTGTTTAATACCTACCAAAGAGTATTCTTCTAACATTTCCTCCTGAACCGCTGCGGACCATTTTATTGAGAGTTCATTCAGATACCAATGGGTATAGGTGTTTTCAATTCTATCTGCAAGTTTTTCAAAAGGATCTTTGTCATAAACTTTATCGTAATGAAGATAAAACTTCCTGTAGAAATAGTCCATTAAATAATATTCTTTAGTATAAGCAGTAATCAAATCATGGGCAGTTTCAGCCTTAATAACTCCACCAATTCTCTTTTCCATTTCAAGGAGTTCATTAGCAAAGTATAAGGCTTCATATTCATTTCTATAGGTTTCAAACCAATGGCTTGTCCTTCTTTTATTGATTAATTTACGGTATCTATCGAATTCTCCGACACCTTCTACTAAGTTCCCAATTATCCTATCCAGTATTGCTTCATCAAAAGCCCTCAATGTATCACATTCAATATATTTATCTATATCCCATTTATCTAAATAACCTTTTACATTTAATGTTTCCTGGGCTTTATCTGCCAGTAAATCGTAGTATTTACCATCAGCGGAATGATTCATGAAGTTGCTTATAAATACTATGGCATCTGACCTTTTAGGAGATACATACTCTACCCATGTAGTTGGCATATCCTCTTCGAGAGTATAGGATAAATGAGTAACAAGAAGCATAATCGTTAATTTTTCTAATGATCTCTCTTCGAAACTATAGCCATACCTTTTCTCAACTAAATCCCAAAAGGCATCTATATTACCAAAGTTCTCAATAGCCTCTAGATATTTGTTCTCTCCTTCTAATTCTTCAATCAGAATCTTTTTTACAACTTGTTCAAAATCTGCTACAGATAATCTGCACAGAGTAGATAGAACTGCTATATCTACCTTTTCCTTAGTAAATTTATCTATATGGTAGGAGGCAAACTTTCTATATCTTTCTTTATTCCCAAAGAATTTTAGATATCCCTTGAAAACATTTCTTAATGAAGGATCCCCCACCTTGAAATCCCTCATGATTAAAGTAGCCTTGTCAGTTGAAAACTCCTCACTATATTTCAGAATATCCAACAGCCAATTATCCCGTGGCATTGGTTTAGATGAAGGAGAGTATAGGAGATAATTAGATTCAGTATCTTCTTTTTCAAGAAGATACTTTATATGGAAGGAATTATTATCAGCAAGTTTAATAATCTTGGCATTATCCAATTTAAGTTCTTCAATATCTTCAGCAAATTCTCCCTCATCATCATACCAAAAAACAATATTTCTCTTTTTCCCATCCATAGGTTCTTTATTAAAGATTTCCTCTAACCTCTTTTTCACTTCCAATAAATTCATATGGTCACCTACTTTATATCTTCGCTAATAAATCTGCTTTCAGCGGCTTTCTGCCTTTCCCTTGAGGTATCTCCACCCCTTGGAATTTAGCATAATTAACTTTAACACCATCATCTAAATCAATCTCAATCCTTTGATTAGCCACATGGGCTATGGCCTCATCATAAAGCCTGCATTCCTCAATTTGCTTTAAAATTGTCTCTTTCTTTTTCCTAGCAGCAGCCTTTTCCCTTTGAGAAATATCCGAATCTATTAAAATATCAAGATGGTTTATTTCTGCTTCATATTTCTTCTGTAAACTATGCAAATAATCGGTCCTTACCCTTGCAACGGTAGAAGGATCATAACGGTGCATGTAAATAAGGGCTTTAAACCCATCCTGCCTTCCACTATCAAAGAGCCAGTAAATAGGTCGCTTTTTATATGTTCTTACATGGTCTTTATAGAAGTCCTTTAGAAAGTATCTTCTAATAGCCTGCCTTGAGGTTTCATTGGCTTTCTTACCTAAAGTTTCAGCAATATATTCTAGATTTTCCTCCAATGTTTCTTCGCCAAAAGATACCTTTATAAACTCTACAAATCGTTGAAGGATATCATCTTCAAAATAATCTCCATCAGCAATAGGAATAACATTATGTTCTACTATTTTTATTGAAGACTTTTTCCAACCTTCTTTAGTCTTAATCTCCCATTGTCCATTACGTATCCTAAACTTATCATCAAAATCTCCACCAGCATATATTAGACCTTCTTCATCTAAAGAGTAGCGTCCAAACATACAGCCAACAGCATAAGAGATAAAGGATTTAATATCTCTTTCTCTATCCGCTTTGCTTATGGTTATATCCTCATCTGCTACTTCAGGAGTAAGTTCGTCTTGTAGTCCATAGATTTCAATGAAAATACGATTTAGTTCCTCCTCATTAGCCTTAAGTTGGTTAAATTGATTTTCAGCAAAATTAGACCAGTTGGTAAATGCTGCCTCTATTGTATCCGCTTCTTTTTTATGGGTTAATAGGGGATGTTTTTGGAATCCCCAGGAAATCTCAAAAGAATCCCAGTCTTTCTTTGCAATATCTATACTTTTTTTCACAATGTCTATAATGGGTTTACTGTCAATAAATAAAACAGGGAAATTGTTAAAATCACCTACTTGCAAATTTATAGTTGGATTCAATATTTTAAAAACATAATTGGCAATTTTTGTGCTCATCAAACCTAATATATACATTAATTTATCACGATTGTTTGAAAAAGCGGACATTCCTGCAACATCATGAATACTTCCTGTTTCTCTATAGCGAATACTAAAACCACCACTTGTTATAAGCGACCAAGTAATAGCCTCTCTAAAATAATACTGTGGATTCCTCACAACAGAACGTTGTTTGCCCCACCTATCTTTAAAGTTTCTTATTTCAAATCCATCATTTTCCCAATTCACTACATAGTCATAGTTCCCATACCATTGTCTTCTAGGGCCCCCTTTGTTATAAGGAAACCACTTTGCCTTCGAATTTAATGAGTCTTCTATAGATTTACATTGAAAGTTGATCTTGTTATAATTTACTTCATGCCATAATCTTAAGAATCTGTTATTATCTGCAGTGGCTAAGCCTTGTTTAGGTTCAACAATAGAATTCATAGGCTTGCCTTTTTCAAATGCTTCGATTAAGTTAGGATTTGCCCAATAAGCAATCGGTTTTCCTGGAATATTTATAAAACTATCAGACTTTACTGTAAACCTATAGTTTACTTCCCTATTAGCAGCGGCCTCCAAAGTTTTTAACGGTTGTTTATCAGCACCTTTAAAATCCGATAAACTGACATATTCACCACTTTCACCTGTATGAATATTTCTTAATGTAAATGTACATACAGGAACAGTAGCCTCAGTAAATCCAGAGTATTCTAATTGAACTAAACTAGTTATAGATTTTTCATTTATCATTTTTTCTCTCAGTTCCTCATAGGAAGTAATAAACATCCATACAAATGGAGTCATAAAACCTAAATGACCATTAAATTTTGCATAGTTATAATTACGTTCGATAAAAACTGAAAACAAGTCCACTCTTACTTTATAAAAATTATCATCTATATATTCTCTTAACTTAGTATTAATATACTTTCTGCCCATATACGGCGGATTAGTACAAACCACATCGTATTTTTGGCTCATTATTTTAGCCTGTTTAATCAGTGGTGGGATCTTTTCCAATATTACCTCTCTATATTGCAGTTCAAATAGATCCTCTGGAACATCATTCCTTATCTCTTCAATCCTTTTTTCTATAGTATCAAAATCTATTTTTTTCACTTCCAGGATTGAGCCATATTCTTTTGCGTCATGGAAGACTTCAATTAGGTATTCAACATCTTCCCTGTGAAAATGCTTTTCTAGTTCAGTCTCTTTTGGATTAACTAAATATTCGATAGCCTCTTTAGGAATATCATTGCTTTCCTGAATAGAGCACAAGTTCATCTTCGGTTTATTCCTAAATATCCTCCTATTCTTACTTCTTGCCTTCATTAAAAGGGCAAAAGTGGCTAATTGGCCTGCACGATCGTCTATATCAAGTCCATAAAGGTTTTTTTCTAATATCAAAGTAGGTATTTCTCTTTCCGAATAACCTGCAGATAGGTATATGTCATATAGAACATCAAAAGCGTAAACTAAAATATGGCCACTACCCATAGCAGGGTCCAGTACTTTAATATCTTCTGGATTTAAGTTGGGGTCTTTGAGTGCATCTAATTGTTTTTGAACTTCGGGGTCTTGTTGGGCTTCTTCCAAATAATATTTCCACTGAGCCTTTAATTCTTCATTTGGATGGGATTCCAGCCATAGCCTACCTAAAGAATTCTCTACCATATACTTTACTATCCATTTAGGTGTAAAAAGTTGGGTAGCAGCAGGAATATCCTCTTTAGATATCATATTTTTATTCATACCAACAACTTCATCTTTCTTTTCAGAAATATAATACTGATATAGCCAACCAATAATTTCTATACCGTGTTCTCCCTTTTCTGGTTCCCGCTTCTGTTCTTCCTCATTCAGTTCTATTTTCCAATCATATTCCTCTATTTCTTCCACTAAATCTCTAATTACAGAACCTTCAGCAAGAAGTTTGTCAGGAAGGAGTAATTCTGTATAATCAGCGATTTCCTCAAAAACAGAGGGCATAATTTGGCCTAATTGATTACATTGCTTAACTAACAAATATCTATATAAATCCTCTGTATCGTTACTGTCTTGAAGTCTATACACTATTTCACGATCAATGTCTAAATTTATGTTTAGGGCTTCTTGAATAATATCTGGCTCAGTTTTACCATCTTCTATTGAAGATAATACTCTGACTCCTGTGGGAAGATAGTTGTTTACTTCCATAAATCGCAGTGCAATAAAACGGTTAAACCATGTGTAGGCAACCTCTTCTATAACTTGGTCAAAACCACTATGTTTAATTTTTTGAATTAATTTTTCACGCTGCTTTAATTCATATTTCTTAAAGGTTTTCCCGTTTTCTCTACCCTTTACTCTAAAACCACCCTCAAAGGTTTCGATATCTAAGATTTTATCTTTTGTTATCCCTATCTCATAGGCCTTATGGGTTATATCTTCTATTAGTTTACGCCTTGCTTTTACCGCAAAGTTTCTAATGGCCGTTTTATCCACTCTATCCCCTCCTCAACTTAAATTAATTTCAATATGGTATTTTCCTTTAGTTCCGTTTTTAATTGCTTTCTTAAATAATCAAGAAGTTCTTCTATATCTTCTTCACTTTCAATGGTTTTGGCACCATGGAATATATTTGCAATGCTTATATTGACAGTTTTTTTAGGTGTATAAACTCCATTGCCTTCCTCAGTGGTAACTGGTTGTTTTTCAATGTCCCTTTCTTTGCTCTTTTCCAAGGCAGTTTTTTTTATTTCCTCAAAACATCTCATTTTCAGCCTATCTGACTCTTCCTTCATGGCGATGGCTTCATAGAAATTGTGGGATGAATCTAATCTGACCAAAAGATCCCTAAACTTATTGTTAAACGCACCTGCCAATTCATCCTTAAAATCATATAATTCAAGTTCATCCTTAACCTTGTTCCAATCACTTTCTATCACAGCCCTTACAGGTTTGCACTCTTCTTCTAACAACATAACAAATTTGTCAACAAAGTCATTTATTAGGCTAGGCAGTTTTGAAATCTGATTATATGGTTTTGGTGATTTAACTATTGTTTCTATTTCCTTAACGATATTTATAGTCTCCGGATCTAAAACATAGGTTTTGTTCTTTTCATATATATTGAGTTGTTTAAGGGCTTTATCAAACTGCTCTTTTTGGTTTTTAAAGAATTTTTTAACGTCAAAAACTTCTTCCTCATAGTCCATTAATTCTTCTTTTACTTCATATAGTTTTTCAAAGAAGGCTGTAGCATCACTAATCTGCAAAATGTCCTCGAAAAGACTCTTGCCTCTTTCTAACACATCTTTGCCGGGATAGTTTCTCTCTTCATAACGGACTAATAGTTCTCTTATATTTGATAATTCATAGTTAGATAACTCCTTGAAACGAATCATTAATCCATCTTCATCCCCTGGTACTGATGCATAATTGAAAACTTCTCTAATTAACATTCTGGCGTTATTCAAATACTTTTCAGGAGTTTTAGTTCTTTTCTTTATTAGCAATCTATCTATATAATCTTTTTTCGTCATATATTGGATTAGGTTTTTATCCGAAGTATTAAGATATTCGCTGCCTAATTGTATCTTTATTTCCTGTGCTTTAAATAATCTAATCACAAGCCCTCTGATATCATCTGGTAACCAGCCATAAGGAGGTTTATCGTATAGTTCCAATAGAGTTTTCATAGTTATGGGAATATGCCGTTGGGTGTTTCTTTCGATATAGTGGAGCATCTCATCTAAGGCTAGTTTGTTTGGGATTTCTTCCCCAAATATATTTATCTGGGTATTTTCATCAAACAGCAGGTCATGAAGTTCTTTGGTACTTTCAATAAAGTCAGTAATATAGTTTAACTTGTCATATATGTTTTCAATAAGTACTTTCAACCCACTGTTTATTCTTTCAACAGGATTTTTTGATTTTATATCAATTTTTTGCATGTTTACGTAGAAGTCTGCTTCTTGCAATGCTTCCTTTAGTAAGGATACAACCCTGTCCTTTCTCTCAGCAACTTCTCTTGATTTTCGTATCTTTATTTCCTCAATTTCTTCCGATTGTATAGTCCCTGCTTTCCTTGTAAGGTAGGTCTGTATCTTTAATATATTCTCCATCTCTTCAAGGAAACTAGAATCTTGAGGTAGTTTAATTATTAGATTGTTTTCTCTGGCTGACATCATTCTTAGTTCATGGTCAGTTAGTTCAACACCAGTATCATAATAAGGAGTAATTATTTTGACTCCGATATCGTGTCTTTGGGTTGACATATACCTATCGTCTATGATTTTGTTAAAATCAAAATGGTATCTTGTGTTATAACGATACCTATTCTCACTGTAAATTCCTTTAAATATTTCCTCTCCAACCTTTAATATAATCTCACCAATATCAACTGAAATATTTTGGATCTCTTTATTTACATCTTGTTCCTCATGAGTTAGAAAAATATATTCATTACCATTTTTCTGAACCAGTGTTTCTCTGACAAGCCTGTCCAAAGAACCTTCTATCTTTTTCTTTAATTCGATTTTATCTTCGTCAATATGTGAAACCATTAATGTTGCAATGTTTTCCAAGTTTTTAGGCATTTCTTTTACCCATTTTATTAAGAATAGGACCTTTAGTACTTCCACATCCATATCATTAAGCCTATCGTTATCTTCCGCATGAATAAAAACTGTCTTGATATTATGATCCAAGAAAGTCTCTATAGTTTCGTAGAATGCGGAAAAAGGCACTAATGCCCCCACTTCTTTATCCATATATTTGATAGCAGCCTCTTGAAATGCAGATAAAAGAGACCTCTCTCCCTCTGAAAGATGTTTTCCACTAGCACCATGCTGTCTAATTGCTGTAAAAACAGACTGCAGTAATCTAAATTGATAAGGTATAAAAGGGTATACATCTACAAAGTCTTCTGCTGTTTTAAACATTTTCATTTCCGGCGTATCAGTGGAAAAGGTAATAAGATTTTTTATAATTGCTTCCTTGTCTGCATAGTAAAGTTTTAAAGTCTCCTTAGCAGTTTCGTTTTTATAAAGGATTCTCCTTTTAATTACTTCATCCACGTTGGCACTGGATAAACTAAGCCTTGTATTAAATCTACCTTGGATTTTAGAAAAGTCATTACCCCTTACCTTCGTAACAGTATCTATATCTTGCTGTGAGGTTACAATAACCCACGCTTTACCCCCACAATAAGTTCCTAAATCTTCAACAACTGTCTGCAGGTTAAGCATTAAACCTACATCATCCCCTATGTATTGACCCATCTCATCCACCAAAAAGATGACATGGTGCTCTCTGTCCTTGGACTCAATATATTCTTTTACTTTGTTAGCGAACTTTTCAACACTTAAAGAGTAGTTATCTTCAGCCTTGTTGTACCAATTTCGGGCTGCTTCTATACTCATTTTAGTTGTATCTGCTAAAGCCTTTACTATATTATCTTCTTCAAAATAAAAATCTTCTCTTGCTTCAATCCATGATTCCCCTGATAATTCCTCAAATCTTGACTTAAAGGCTTCATAAGAACCTTCTTTAACCATTTGTGCTTCAAGATCTGCAAGCCATGGCAAAGATCCGCAGAAACCTTGCATTTCATTGAACACTTTATTGAATACATTAACTATTGATTCCTTATTAGTTCTAGAATCTGAATCGGCTTTTGAATCTATGTTAAATAAAATAACATCGGCACTTACATCCCCTGAGGCTTTGATATCTGCTAAAACGGAAGCATCCTCTATTTTATCGTCAAAATAGGATATAG containing:
- a CDS encoding tyrosine-type recombinase/integrase; this translates as MQEVDAFRQQLLQDGHRDIYCLATLLAYAGLRISEALNIQLTDFNLTVGELKVRGKGDKDRVVYLNDKIINSIREYLRVRESDSPYLFANSNGKVIHRSTVNKIFNKYSDKVTPHVLRHYFCTIALEGGLSVHEVAYLAGHSNIHTTLLYLNPSRETIRIKINNL
- a CDS encoding phage integrase N-terminal SAM-like domain-containing protein, with the translated sequence MLEEFREYLALKGKSKNTINSYYLHIKGYYKWFWESFGRECSVLYRENILDYISYLRNIKKDNGRTINCKISALIKYNEFLVANGIQQDQVVSKNDNIKIQQKYANPSDLTKQEVDAFRQQQDSLFYSAIALDCKKLMLLDSNYYKMDIEIFIAWRHC
- the brxL gene encoding protease Lon-related BREX system protein BrxL produces the protein MDRENRDLNKKLNQYFPGRVVRKDLTQKIKEGANVPIYVLEYLLGMYCATDDEDSINEGVNRVKAILAENYVRPDEAEKIKSKIRELGQYTVIDKLTVRLNEKRDVYEAEFSNLGLKGVEVEANYVKEFEKLLAGGIWCILKIQYYYDEELRNANPFIINSLKPIQIPNLDMDEILSGRKYFTKDEWIDILLRSVGMEPTQLEEKVKWHLLARMIPLVENNYNLCELGPRGTGKSHIYKEISSNSILISGGQTTVANLFYNMSTRKIGLVGLWDVVAFDEVAGITFKDKDGIQIMKDYMASGSFARGKELKNASASMVFVGNINQSVDVLLKTSHLFEPFPEAMAYDSAFFDRMHYYIPGWEIPKYRPEFFTNEYGFITDYIAEFFREMRKRSYGDSIDKYFRLGNNLNQRDVIAVRKTVSGLVKLIYPHGEFNKEDLEEILRYALVGRRRVKEQLKKIGGMEFYDVHFSYIDNETFEEEFVSVPEQGGDKLIPEGKGRPGHVYTVAHGDSGMIGVYKIETEVVSGTGKFERTGLGTSREAKENLNTAFNYFKANKKNISGTISLSNNDFLMHVQDLQGIGMTSQLTLAAFIALCSGALKKPVLSQLVVLGSMSIGGTINKVEELASTLQVCFDAGAKKVLLPMASAADINTVPPELFSKFQISFYQSPEDAVYKALGVE
- the pglZ gene encoding BREX-1 system phosphatase PglZ type A, whose translation is MNLLEVKKRLEEIFNKEPMDGKKRNIVFWYDDEGEFAEDIEELKLDNAKIIKLADNNSFHIKYLLEKEDTESNYLLYSPSSKPMPRDNWLLDILKYSEEFSTDKATLIMRDFKVGDPSLRNVFKGYLKFFGNKERYRKFASYHIDKFTKEKVDIAVLSTLCRLSVADFEQVVKKILIEELEGENKYLEAIENFGNIDAFWDLVEKRYGYSFEERSLEKLTIMLLVTHLSYTLEEDMPTTWVEYVSPKRSDAIVFISNFMNHSADGKYYDLLADKAQETLNVKGYLDKWDIDKYIECDTLRAFDEAILDRIIGNLVEGVGEFDRYRKLINKRRTSHWFETYRNEYEALYFANELLEMEKRIGGVIKAETAHDLITAYTKEYYLMDYFYRKFYLHYDKVYDKDPFEKLADRIENTYTHWYLNELSIKWSAAVQEEMLEEYSLVGIKQQRDFYKDIVSPFTRNNERVFVIISDALRYEAAKELLNLINKDVRGMAEIGFMQGVIPSTTKYGMASLLPRKELVVNDKSDISIDSISTQGTANRGKIIANYSDNTQAISFSDMVDMRRADYKEAFEGKKLIYIYHDTIDAVGEVPQTEREVFDAVEKAFEDLVSLIKNLINHVSATNIIITADHGFIYRRSQLTEVDKISRFNAETIDAGRRYMLAEIDEDISDTLPISMKYLFGQETKLKAIVPKGMIRYKVQGAGANYVHGGASLQEIIVPVIRFKNIRKDEYKATKVEVKLTNISRKITNRITYLEFFQTEVVDEKKVPLKLKLYFVDKEGNRISNENIIIADSRSKNPENRTYREKFTLRDMAYDKNKEYYLILEDEDETVEKIYERIPFTIDLLFTDDFGL